A single genomic interval of Anthonomus grandis grandis chromosome 17, icAntGran1.3, whole genome shotgun sequence harbors:
- the LOC126746614 gene encoding zinc finger protein 93-like isoform X2: MEPNSLDPPKKEEVDTVSKHSVCRCCLRSQAKEEVKNMQEVFIGGTSCTCLYEELTKIKMDFTNIPATICNSCTKEFMRINDFILMLKASFYSLVQADVKSEECEINSADICSDSSDDDIPLSQRFEVVYKKPLNGKKSEEEVSNNIKVKSKRGRRVRVLKEPKHSEENDSDCDIKDWLEQRDLNFENDDKSVIKNDFECTKCHTSFNNYKDIETHAKEEHHGEASCVVCSKNLANPFALIYHMMVKHGKLKCCRLCLVSFKNSKEQMEHYKSEEHNTKCNVCGEQFKKRKALYEHRRKKHLNPEPENRKFKCPECSKEFTNRNNIKRHVMVAHCDVRFLCDTCGQSYTTKRNLRIHIQKFHEGLPVQNKPQKKCFFCELCGKELRIFHKYAIALHRAKHKGHKHVCKRCYDSFETEKQLRDHMTELKHDLYECDKCPAQFVTVENFKTHLKNHEAPGWNKNMFATWGQSAKLRNEKGEFVCTYCPKVFKDKQRLDNHVRVHTNERPYKCHICSKGFKTWIHRKTHLNIHLGIKKWVCKFCSKAFTNSCTLKGHEMIHTGERPHPCPDCKKGFITVSAMKRHRMVHLTNPGGKEKSCGKKEPIEEDPLKVETPEQEDTVVVINSNQDLMFKYGQIFSGGDMTYENGKDSGGLT; encoded by the exons ATGGAGCCAAACAGCCTGGACCCTCCAAAGAAAGAAG AGGTCGACACGGTAAGCAAACATTCAGTTTGCAGGTGTTGCCTCCGAAGCCAGGCCAAAGAAGAAGTTAAAAACATGCAAGAAGTCTTTATAGGAGGGACGAGCTGTACCTGTTTATATGAagaattaactaaaattaag ATGGATTTTACCAATATTCCGGCTACGATATGCAACAGTTGCACCAAAGAATTTATGAGAATAAATGACTTTATTTTGATGCTTAAAGCTTCTTTTTACAGTTTGGTGCAAGCCGATGTCAAAAGTGAAGAGTGTGAAATTAATTCAGCGGATATATGCAG tGATTCCTCGGATGATGATATCCCGTTGTCTCAAAGGTTTGAAGTAGTTTATAAGAAGCCTTTAAATGGCAAAAAGAGTGAGGAAGAGGTGAGTAATAATATTAAGGTGAAAAGTAAAAGGGGTAGGAGAGTAAGGGTCCTCAAAGAGCCAAAACATAGTGAAGAAAACGATTCTGATTGTGACATAAAAGACTG gtTAGAGCAGAGGGatcttaattttgaaaatgacgataaaagtgtaataaaaaatgatttcgAGTGCACCAAATGCCACACTAGTTTTAACAATTATAAGGATATAGAGACACATGCTAAAGAAGAGCATCACGGGGAGGCATCTTGCGTCGTTTGCTCTAAAAACCTCGCGAACCCGTTTGCTTTAATTTACCACATGATGGTGAAGCACGGCAAACTGAAATGCTGCAGACTATGCTTGGTTAGCTTTAAGAATTCAAAGGAACAAATGGAGCATTACAAATCCGAGGAGCATAACACCAAGTGCAACGTTTGTGGAGAACA gtttaagaaGCGCAAAGCCCTTTACGAGCACAGAAGGAAAAAACATCTGAATCCGGAACCGGAAAACCGAAAATTCAAATGCCCCGAGTGCTCCAAGGAGTTCACCAACAGAAACAACATTAAAAGGCACGTCATGGTGGCTCATTGCGACGTTCGGTTCTTGTGCGACACTTGTGGACAAA gttatacGACAAAAAGGAATTTGAGAATCCACATACAGAAGTTTCACGAGGGATTGCCGGTGCAAAACAAACCGCAGAAAAAGTGCTTCTTTTGCGAACTGTGCGGTAAGGAGTTGCGGATTTTTCATAAGTACGCTATTGCCCTACATAGGGCGAAACATAAAGGGCATAAACACGTGTGTAAAAg ATGCTACGACTCGTTCGAAACCGAAAAACAACTCAGAGACCACATGACCGAACTGAAACACGATTTATACGAATGCGACAAGTGCCCCGCCCAGTTCGTCACCGTGGAAAACTTCAAGACCCATTTGAAGAACCACGAGGCCCCCGGCTGGAATAAGAACATGTTCGCCACCTGGGGCCAATCGGCCAAACTAAGAAACGAGAAAG GCGAGTTCGTGTGCACCTACTGCCCAAAAGTGTTCAAGGACAAACAGCGATTGGACAACCACGTGAGGGTGCACACCAACGAGAGACCGTACAAGTGTCACATTTGCAGCAAAGGTTTTAAGACGTGGATCCACCGGAAAACGCACCTCAATATACATTTGG GGATTAAAAAGTGGGTGTGCAAGTTTTGCTCCAAAGCGTTCACCAATTCGTGTACGTTGAAGGGCCACGAGATGATCCACACCGGCGAGAGACCGCACCCGTGTCCCGACTGTAAGAAGGGATTTATCACTGTATCGGCGATGAAACGGCATAGGATGGTCCACTTAACGAATCCCGGAGGAAAG GAGAAATCTTGCGGTAAAAAGGAGCCCATTGAAGAGGACCCTTTAAAAGTGGAAACGCCCGAACAAGAGGACACGGTCGTCGTAATTAACAGTAATCAGGACTTGATGTTCAAGTACGGACAGATTTTTAGCGGTGGCGATATGACGTATGAAAATGGCAAAGATAGCGGTGGTCTAACATAA
- the LOC126746614 gene encoding zinc finger protein 93-like isoform X1: MEPNSLDPPKKEEEVDTVSKHSVCRCCLRSQAKEEVKNMQEVFIGGTSCTCLYEELTKIKMDFTNIPATICNSCTKEFMRINDFILMLKASFYSLVQADVKSEECEINSADICSDSSDDDIPLSQRFEVVYKKPLNGKKSEEEVSNNIKVKSKRGRRVRVLKEPKHSEENDSDCDIKDWLEQRDLNFENDDKSVIKNDFECTKCHTSFNNYKDIETHAKEEHHGEASCVVCSKNLANPFALIYHMMVKHGKLKCCRLCLVSFKNSKEQMEHYKSEEHNTKCNVCGEQFKKRKALYEHRRKKHLNPEPENRKFKCPECSKEFTNRNNIKRHVMVAHCDVRFLCDTCGQSYTTKRNLRIHIQKFHEGLPVQNKPQKKCFFCELCGKELRIFHKYAIALHRAKHKGHKHVCKRCYDSFETEKQLRDHMTELKHDLYECDKCPAQFVTVENFKTHLKNHEAPGWNKNMFATWGQSAKLRNEKGEFVCTYCPKVFKDKQRLDNHVRVHTNERPYKCHICSKGFKTWIHRKTHLNIHLGIKKWVCKFCSKAFTNSCTLKGHEMIHTGERPHPCPDCKKGFITVSAMKRHRMVHLTNPGGKEKSCGKKEPIEEDPLKVETPEQEDTVVVINSNQDLMFKYGQIFSGGDMTYENGKDSGGLT; encoded by the exons ATGGAGCCAAACAGCCTGGACCCTCCAAAGAAAGAAG AAGAGGTCGACACGGTAAGCAAACATTCAGTTTGCAGGTGTTGCCTCCGAAGCCAGGCCAAAGAAGAAGTTAAAAACATGCAAGAAGTCTTTATAGGAGGGACGAGCTGTACCTGTTTATATGAagaattaactaaaattaag ATGGATTTTACCAATATTCCGGCTACGATATGCAACAGTTGCACCAAAGAATTTATGAGAATAAATGACTTTATTTTGATGCTTAAAGCTTCTTTTTACAGTTTGGTGCAAGCCGATGTCAAAAGTGAAGAGTGTGAAATTAATTCAGCGGATATATGCAG tGATTCCTCGGATGATGATATCCCGTTGTCTCAAAGGTTTGAAGTAGTTTATAAGAAGCCTTTAAATGGCAAAAAGAGTGAGGAAGAGGTGAGTAATAATATTAAGGTGAAAAGTAAAAGGGGTAGGAGAGTAAGGGTCCTCAAAGAGCCAAAACATAGTGAAGAAAACGATTCTGATTGTGACATAAAAGACTG gtTAGAGCAGAGGGatcttaattttgaaaatgacgataaaagtgtaataaaaaatgatttcgAGTGCACCAAATGCCACACTAGTTTTAACAATTATAAGGATATAGAGACACATGCTAAAGAAGAGCATCACGGGGAGGCATCTTGCGTCGTTTGCTCTAAAAACCTCGCGAACCCGTTTGCTTTAATTTACCACATGATGGTGAAGCACGGCAAACTGAAATGCTGCAGACTATGCTTGGTTAGCTTTAAGAATTCAAAGGAACAAATGGAGCATTACAAATCCGAGGAGCATAACACCAAGTGCAACGTTTGTGGAGAACA gtttaagaaGCGCAAAGCCCTTTACGAGCACAGAAGGAAAAAACATCTGAATCCGGAACCGGAAAACCGAAAATTCAAATGCCCCGAGTGCTCCAAGGAGTTCACCAACAGAAACAACATTAAAAGGCACGTCATGGTGGCTCATTGCGACGTTCGGTTCTTGTGCGACACTTGTGGACAAA gttatacGACAAAAAGGAATTTGAGAATCCACATACAGAAGTTTCACGAGGGATTGCCGGTGCAAAACAAACCGCAGAAAAAGTGCTTCTTTTGCGAACTGTGCGGTAAGGAGTTGCGGATTTTTCATAAGTACGCTATTGCCCTACATAGGGCGAAACATAAAGGGCATAAACACGTGTGTAAAAg ATGCTACGACTCGTTCGAAACCGAAAAACAACTCAGAGACCACATGACCGAACTGAAACACGATTTATACGAATGCGACAAGTGCCCCGCCCAGTTCGTCACCGTGGAAAACTTCAAGACCCATTTGAAGAACCACGAGGCCCCCGGCTGGAATAAGAACATGTTCGCCACCTGGGGCCAATCGGCCAAACTAAGAAACGAGAAAG GCGAGTTCGTGTGCACCTACTGCCCAAAAGTGTTCAAGGACAAACAGCGATTGGACAACCACGTGAGGGTGCACACCAACGAGAGACCGTACAAGTGTCACATTTGCAGCAAAGGTTTTAAGACGTGGATCCACCGGAAAACGCACCTCAATATACATTTGG GGATTAAAAAGTGGGTGTGCAAGTTTTGCTCCAAAGCGTTCACCAATTCGTGTACGTTGAAGGGCCACGAGATGATCCACACCGGCGAGAGACCGCACCCGTGTCCCGACTGTAAGAAGGGATTTATCACTGTATCGGCGATGAAACGGCATAGGATGGTCCACTTAACGAATCCCGGAGGAAAG GAGAAATCTTGCGGTAAAAAGGAGCCCATTGAAGAGGACCCTTTAAAAGTGGAAACGCCCGAACAAGAGGACACGGTCGTCGTAATTAACAGTAATCAGGACTTGATGTTCAAGTACGGACAGATTTTTAGCGGTGGCGATATGACGTATGAAAATGGCAAAGATAGCGGTGGTCTAACATAA